GAAATTCGATTTTTCTTCATGATACGATTgctctattttgttttttcctcctgtgaATCATTATGATTATATTTTCTCCCAGACAGCCTTATGGCAGCCTATTTCATCTCAATACATCAAAGAAGAAACTCAGGTCCATCTGTTTGTTCCTGCGAACAGCTCAGAGACTGtcaaggagctgctgcagaaacacGGCATAACACATGAGTACAAACATGTATTTCTCACAAAGTGTTCTATCATGGTTCATGCCGGTTGGGCAGTGTGTATGGATGTCATTTACTTGCATGTTTGTTTTAGGGTGCTGCTGGACAACGCCAATGAGCTCATTGAAATGCAGACGAGGAATGACTCCACTGACCCACGAAGCAGCTCAACTTTCTACGAGCGATATCACAGTCTGGGGGATGTATGCGTTTCCCCTTTACCTTTCAGATTCCAGCTTCATAACattcatatatgtatattgcACTGGAAAGTCTAGATGTGCTGTACTCAATGGATATATTACAgtttacatgcaaacacactgtctCCATTTTAGATCTATTATTGGATAAACAGGACCCAACAGGACAACCCCAGCACGGTCAAAATCATTCTCATTGGCTCCTCATATGAGAAGCGGCCAATCTACGCTCTGAAGGTGCACCCATCCATCCCATAATAACCTGCAATGATGATAAAGATGCTGGTTGTTggtcattttaactttttttggcATTCACAAATTAATCAGCATTATTTGTTTCCATTATAAGTACTTTTTGCTGCATTCGGAGacttttgttttccagtcaTAGAGCTGACTCAGACTAATGTTTGATCTCTCGTCCTCAGCTGTCTCTAAATAACAGACCGAATAAGAAAGCAATGTGGATTGACTGTGGGATCCATGCCAGAGAGTGGATCTCTCCTGCTTTCTGCTTATGGTTTGTACAATATGTGAGTATGTTAAATCTGGTATCAGTGGGGTGGAAAAGTGTTGAggtaacatttcttttgtttgttttccatcaggTGGTCTAGCACTAAAATCAATGTCCTTTCTCCCACAGTCCTTGTCATTTTACAATCAAAACCAAGACATCACTCACATCCTGGACAACATGGATGTCTACGTCCTGCCCGTTTTGAACCCTGATGGATATGAGTACACGTGGACAACAGTAAGAATACAGCTGGTATATAGTGCTCATGCAACAGTAAAAGGAAGCATTTTCAACTGGATTTATGATCTGTGCCTCAGAACAGGATGTGGAGGAAGAACCGCTCTTTCAgcaagagcagcagctgcatcGGAGTCGACCTCAACAGAAACTTTGATGCCAACTGGTGTAGTAAGTCTTCCCCTCACATCACAGCCCCTCCCCCTCGTTGATTTCTTTCCAATATTGTGGAAGCAATGGGCATTCCCAGAACACATGATCTGTGGCCAGTTTCCTTTGTTTGATTCCTTTTTGATGACTCTCTCTTCTGTGTATTAACTGATCATATATGAGAGCCTCAGTAGCATCTATAAAGTAAAGTGATACTGTTTCTTCCAGCTGAGGGGGCCTCTCATGAGCCCTGCACTGAGATCTACTGCGGTGCCTTCCCCGAGTCGGAGCCAGAGTCGCAGGCCGTGGCCGACTTCCTGCGCAGTCATAAGGACTCAGTTCAGCTCTACCTCAGCATCCACTCCTACTCTCAGATGCTGCTCTTCCCATACTCCTGCACCTTAGATGAAGCAGAGAACCACAATGACCTGGTGAGTGACTGATCCATCAAACACTCAAGCTAAGTGCTTTCCTATTTTGGAGACTTTATTCTGCATGATGGCTGTCAACTGTGTAAATGCActccttttttaaaagcttGAGATGGTCCAAGAAGCTGCCCAGAAAATCAGAAGATATTATAGGAACACCTACAAATATGGTGCTGGAGCAAAGACAATATGTGAGTAGGACTTATTTTTAAAGCCATATTAGCTTGATTTGATACAGTCACTCACATGAGTGTCATTGTCTGGTCTCCAGACTTGGCTCCTGGTGGTTCTGATGACTGGGCGTACAACCTTGGTATCAAATACTCCTTCACATTTGAGCTCCAGGACCGCGGGCGTTATGGCTTCCTCCTGCCACCATCTCACATTTCCAGTGCGTGCAATGAAGCTCTGATTGCTGTGAAGACTGTTGCTCGCAAGGTtatagagaaaacacaagctcCAACAACTCCTTCACAAACTGTCTAAGCAGTTACACCTGCCATTGAGTTTGAGAGTTCGATATTCTAAGCCATTTTGTGAATGAATCCTGTCAACACAGACTTTGTAGTATCACTTAGATCAGCTAGCCTTTTAGAGCCATAATCATAGCACACAATGTTAGAGATGTATATTGTTATTCAAggtatttttttgctttaagGAAATATTTTTGTAGCATTCCTTTAACACATACTACAAGTGTCTATTTTGCAGAGATTCATTTGAgtgtatacatatacagtaaacatATATCATATAAATGGTGCAGAAAAGTAGCTGcattttattgattaatgtAAATTTGTGgacatatttaaataaaaaataaagatgaaactGATTGAAGTTACAGGTTACATGTCAgtgtctttcttctgtttattaTTACTTACTAAATGAACATTATTTGTCCAGTTACCGTTTTATCCTATTGTGTCTGCCTTGACGGTTGTGATCATCGTGACCTTTACTGCCCTCTTGTGGTCACAAAGAATAATTACAACAAATGGGTTTCCACAAAAACAGTCAGCCCGTTTGCATGCCCTCAACTACCGCGTGGGTCACTCAAAGAAAACACGCTACGCTGGTAACTGTAAACTACTGTTATAAAGTGGTTACTGTATGTATCCACGTAtacatgcagcaggtcagtaaGCAGAGATTTCCCCGAGACAAGAGAGAAGCGCAACCCGTTTATTATTACTTACTAAATTAACATTTGTCCACTTAGAAAAATCTTGTTTTGTAGGAGTTTGCCGGAACCCGTTTTATCCTATTGTGTCTGCCTTGACGCTTGTGATCATCGTGACCTTTACTGCCCTCTTGTGGTCACAAAGAATAATTACAACAAATAGATTTCCACAACAGTCAGTCCGTTTACATGCCCTTAACTGCCGCGTGGGTCactcaaagaaaacatgttACGCTGGTAACTGTAAACTGCACTGTAATAACCTGGTTACTGTATGTATCCACGTAtacatgcagcaggtcagtaaGCAGAGATTTCCCCGAGACAAGAGAGAAGCGCACGCCGTAAGCGTCAAGGcagacacaataacacaaaaacacttccGGTGAACTTTCAAAATAAGCTTTCAAACAAGCTTTCAAACAACCAACTGAATACTGACCACCAGCATCACTACTACATATTAATACAAGAGTTTTTAAAATACTTGTTGGAAGAGCCCTGGTTATTAGCTAGAATACAGCTGATTTGTCCTCAGTGGAGCAGTACGAGAAGCACTGGAAAATAAAAGCGGAAAGAACCCCGGCGTACACACTGCCTCtataaaccacagaagaagaacaggacATATGATGCGGACCCTCCGCCAATATGAAGGCACCCAGGGCAGTTTCTGCCTCTGATTTGAAAGAATAAGCTTTGTTATGTCTACTAGTGCTGAATCCACTAACTGGACTAAAGTAGATGCGACACCGAATTAATATCTTGGGTGAGACGGCTTTTTTTCTCTACACAATGTCTAGCAGGCACGCTGCTGAAGGTGGCTTGAAGGCCCCGCGCTAAGATAAAACATGAAGTCATTAGCTCTTTGGTTAACTAACTTTAGCATTAGCCTCcgctcatttgtttttttccagcatgcggtatgcaaaataataaaagtcagTCATTAACCGGCTGAACATTAGAGTCTCACATGCACGTATATGGACGTACGACACTTAAACAAAGGCATTAAAGTCGTGTAGCTAGCTCGGAACTTTAGCTAACCTTAAGCTAGCCTGCAAGACAGCTCGCTAGAAGTAAGGGCAGAGCAGCtgaacagacaacaacaggCCAAGCCATCTccatgtgttttatgttgtggATGTGTCGCTACCTATAGGAAAACCAAAACTGCAGGAAGGCCAGTCCATAAACTCATATCTTTTAAGGGAAGTTCATAGATTACAGTGATCTTCTTAGTCGCAATTTATGGTGCTAAAATCTGTAGCTCTGCACCCGGAATGAATGAAGTCAGGGCTGCCAGTGCAACGTTGGCAGTGTAGTCACGGTCGACATAGTTTTCTAactattgtttttaatgcaatttGAGCTAAACCTAATTTACCGATTTATCTTGAATAAGTTTTAGATAGATAACTATTAGTAACCTTCTTCAATGGTAAGAAGCAGCTGCAAAAATGGGATGTTAGTTATTCCATTAATTCATTGCCTCTCTATGCTACCTGAAGTCttagtgtgtgtagtgttcaGTTGTGTTGATGCAGAAGAGTACCCACAGACATTTCCTTTAGCATTGTGTGTCATATTTCCAGTCCTGCAGAATGTCCAAGATCAGGCGGAAGGTAACAGTGGAGAATTCAAAAACCATATctgatagcagcagcagcagcagcaccacgaccagcagcaccagcaacCCCACCGCCCCCTCCCGCCGGCCCAGTGTGTTCGAAAGACTTGGCCCAAGCACTGGGAGTAATGCTGCTGATGTATGTATAATTTATAGTGTGAAAGACTTATATAAGCAACAGGATGCCAGCTTTGATTCATGCCTATTTTCCCTTGTTAATATATAAGGAGTTatctctgtcctgctgctgtaaccATTCGTGGTCAAAGATCAGGGTTGGCCGCAAACTTGTCCTCCTGTTGCAGAGTTGTTAATGATTTAGTACCGTAGGGACCCTTTTTATACTAAACCAGATATTCTCCTAGTATCACTACTGTGATGGCTGTCTCATTTAGTGGATGTTGCTTTATCGGACtcatctgtttttgtctttcagagtCACTGTAGAAATTGGTTGAAGACCGGAAATTGCAGTTACGGCAACACTTGTCGCTACACACATGGAACTCAGCCACGAGGCAAAGGATTTAGCTTTAGTCGGTAAGATGgcttgtttttagttttaatttatgTTGGCAATCAGGATTTCTATGTGATTGTCAAGACTTAACTTTCAGGACCCATAATTCCTAGTAACTGCTATTAATCCTgttgctgtatttatttaattttctctgtgttttttgtggtcAAAAAAAGAACTATAGGGTCATATTATTCACACAGaacttgtgtgtatttatgtttgcGTATGTCTTAATGGAGCAGGTCAGCCGAGAGACCCACAGGTGATCTGCGGGAGAGGATGAAGAATAAAAGACAGGATGTTGACCCAGAAAACCTGAAGCGAGATCTAGACGAGCCCACATCCCCCACAGCGAGAGTGAGTTCTGTTTAAAGTAATAATCTACTGGCGAACGCATAAATGATGGCTGATTTTTATAATAAATCTGAAGCTGAGAAGTATTTTTTGAACCTGGAACTGAAACACATGTAGCCAATATAGAATGAGAAGAAGCACAGGATGCAACATGTGGGTGTCATTCTaacatcgtgtgtgtgtgtgtgtgtgtgtgtatgtatccgTCTACAGCAGAGAGACTCCTCCAGAGGCcgacacagagaaaaggaggataTAAAGATCACAAAGGAGCGCACCCCAGCCAGTGAAGAAGAGCCCACAGAGTGGGAAACCAAtcgtgaaggttgaaaagcttgttttgttcaagTGACTTGATGATTTGTTAATGTCGTAAAGGCTCTTTGATTTTACGATTTGAAACGAACTAAAGATGCTTGACAGATTCTTAGACTTGGACTTTTCTTTAGAAGCCTCTgtttaattgttgttgtttttttaactttaagaTTCAGATATCGGTGACTACGACTACGAGTTATCCCTGGAGATGAAGCGCCAGAAGATTCAACGTGAGCTGATGAAATTGGAGCAGGAGAACTTGGAAAAGAGGGATGAGATTGTCATCAAGAAAGATGAGACCCCCACCAAAACAAGAGCCACCGCCATGCCAAAGGTAAGGAACTAGTTTCTACCCTTTGCCTGGATATTTTCTAAAGTATCTCTACCTCCAGGACAGCTCATTGTCCTTGAGTTTCAACCTGAtctgtcatctctgtctctcaggtctcTCCAGAGCAGTTAAGCAATAAAGATTCACCCtcatccaggaagtccagtggATCCCCTAAACACAAAAGTGGAACCAAAGGCCCAGGCTctgggaagaaagagaagaagatttCAGTGTCCTCACCTGTTGCAGAATCTGCCAGGTACGAGTCTACGGGATGGACTGTGCCTGAAACAtactttatgtttatgttaataATGACTTCTGTGTGATGACCAACTGACATCATGATGCAGTCAAATGCACACATCTTGTACTCACATGCAGTAAAACAGAATCTGAAaattatattgttattgttatatttgaAGGAGATATGACTGATGTTTTCTATCCTCTACTCTACCAGGTCATCAAAGGGGAGCCACAGTAAGAAGAAAGGGCCCCGTACCCCCAGTCCTCCTCCCCCAGTCCCTCTGGACATTCCTGTGATGGGGAAGAAACACAAAGGCAAGCACAAAAACAAGGAGAAGTctgaggagaagcagaaggaCGGGAAAGATCGGGGACGagatacagaaaaacacaaagagaagaaggaaaaacgCAGGTACAGTGTGGACCTATCCCGGGTCAACATGGATTTATCACAGGATGCGTATATCACCATTAAGATGACAGTCTTATTAGTGTTCTTTGTTCTCTTCACAATTATCTTTAATGTATAACGCCATCCTTTTGAACATTACCCTGCTGTTAATAGGGATCGATCAGACAGTTCCCACAAGGCCAAGCGGTCAGTGACATCAGAGGAGCGTTCTGGTAGCGTGTCATCTCCTTCGAGGGGCACTTCACCCTCAGCCAGGAAGAAATCCACCTCTCCTAAAGCTTCGTCCCATAAGACCCCCGCGCTGGCCTCGCCTCCTCGCAGGTTAGCACATGTCGGCCACTGAACGAAGATTTTCCTGCTCAAGGCTTTAATGAACAGTGTAGTTTAATCAGTAAATACTGGACTTAATGCCTACCAGGAAATAACCGTCctttgtctctgcaggtctccctctcctccacgcCGCCAACGCACCCCCACTCCTCCCCGCcacctctccccttcctcccacTCGGGTTCCTCTGCCCAGCGGCACTCTTCGTCTCCTCGTCGGCGTCGCTCGTCTTCTCCCACCTACCACCGGAGCACAGCAGCCCCGgcctccgcctcctctcctccgaGCTCCCGGCGCTCCCGATCACCTCCTGCCTCCCACGACACCTCCTCACCCCACCGCCGATCCGACAGGTCGAGCCCCAGCCGGCGCCACTCCAGGGGCCGCGAGAGGAGCCgtggtgaaagagagaggagtcCGCCTGCCCAGGAGCGCAGACACGAGCGCAGAGACGGTAACTTTATATTCTagtgctgtatttgtttgtactttaaatatttttttaatttcaatttcttTTGCAGCCCTATACATATTACATTCCAAACATACGTGGATCTGTATATAATCTGTCTCAAGTGTTTTAAATCATTCTTTTCATCAGTTGTTAAGCTTGATGTCTTTCTTACAACAGAAAGCCGCAGCAAGCGAGAAAAAGACAGCATCCGCGACGACCGGGACTATGACTCTGAACAGGTCTCATCGCGGGACGCTCGCGACGACAGGGACACCAGAGAGGCTCGTGAGCGACGGGAGGCTCGCGATCGTGGAAGGGAAACAACCCGAGACTCCCGAGACCACCGGGACGTAAAGGACTCCAGAGAGAGCAGGACGGAGACCCGCTCCAGCCGAGAGTCGTTGGAGATTCGTGACCGCGAACGGGAACGAGAGAGGGAGcgggagaaggacagagagcgagagaaggagagagagagggagagggccGACACCCACAGGAAGGAGGAACCGGCTCAGGAGGACAGGAGTTATGGGAGAGGTCATGGACgtgaagatggagggagagctgaaggaaggacagagaacaggacagacagagcagagaggaacgGACGAGGGAGAGGACGTGCTAATGAAACATCTGATAAAGGCAAGAACTGACTGATTACATTTAGCCTTCATATCTGTCGTTTGTGTTATTTGTGGCCATTAAAAGTGGTTAATAACAAGGAGCTTCTCCTGTGCACATTGTACCATTCTTCAGCGTGTCGTCCTTTTCCCTTACAAgtcatcttttctctcctttttcttctacCAGGGTCTAACAGAAACTCCCGGGGTTCTCAACTGGAAAGCAACCATGATAACTGGGAGTCACGGAGCAGTGCGGTGCGTGAACGGAGCGCAGAGAGGAGCAACGACCGCAGTGCCACCGAAAGAAGCTCTGAGAGGGGTTCAGACCGAGATCGCTATGAGggtgacaggagaggagagccgGCTCGAGACTCCTCCTACGATAGGAGAGGAGGGCATGGAGAGCGGGATCgcagagacaacagagacagaggtgcGGGTTAGGTTTTGCTTCATTTCAAGCCTGTACAAAATCTGAACTGGGACCAGAAGTATACTgtataacatttttaatttgtttggcTAAGctttttaactttcttttttacCAGATCAAAGAGCGGCCTCCCCAAATAGACACCAAGGGAGATCAGACGAgtctgagagggaggagaggagggaggagcgCAGGACAGATAGAGCAGAAGACAGACGAGAGGACAGGACCCGCGACCGGGAgcgagacagggagagggagagggagagggagaaagagaaggacagggagcgagagagggagagggaaagggagagggaaaaggagcgagagaaagagagagaggctgagagggagcgggccagggagagagagcgggagcgggaacgagagagggagaaggagaaggagagggagcgagagcgggagagggagagggaaagggaaCGTGAGGagcgggagagggagagggaggagcgggagagggagaggaaggagcgggagagggagagggagagagagagggagcagcggGAGCGAGAGAGGCAGCGGGAATGggaggagcgagagagaggg
This genomic window from Enoplosus armatus isolate fEnoArm2 chromosome 24, fEnoArm2.hap1, whole genome shotgun sequence contains:
- the cpb2 gene encoding carboxypeptidase B2 — protein: MKTILILFVLLNLDKLLKTGDCIETRDQILSITPKTQEQVDVLKNVSTEYETALWQPISSQYIKEETQVHLFVPANSSETVKELLQKHGITHEVLLDNANELIEMQTRNDSTDPRSSSTFYERYHSLGDIYYWINRTQQDNPSTVKIILIGSSYEKRPIYALKLSLNNRPNKKAMWIDCGIHAREWISPAFCLWFVQYSLSFYNQNQDITHILDNMDVYVLPVLNPDGYEYTWTTNRMWRKNRSFSKSSSCIGVDLNRNFDANWCTEGASHEPCTEIYCGAFPESEPESQAVADFLRSHKDSVQLYLSIHSYSQMLLFPYSCTLDEAENHNDLLEMVQEAAQKIRRYYRNTYKYGAGAKTIYLAPGGSDDWAYNLGIKYSFTFELQDRGRYGFLLPPSHISSACNEALIAVKTVARKVIEKTQAPTTPSQTV